TATCACATGaatttataataaaatatttctttcgtCTCATCTTACTAtctcattttgattttttttaaaatactttACCATAAAAGTTACTCCGGTAGTTAATAGAGTAAGTAAAATGAGACTGATGAAATATTAAAATCCGCAGACCGCGTCGTCTCCGCATTACGTGAAGTTGACTTTTTAAAAGTTCAAGTATGCAACGTGAATGCACGaaaagcaaaaaagagagaaaaggggagtataataataataataataatattaccaATTTGCTTGAGATGCGAGGATGTTTAACAAAAGTTTGATAAATCCCTTCTTTAATAACCTCAACGTCGATCACCGTCTTACACCCAACCACCGCCACTATGCAGCAGTTCATCTGCGGCGTGTGGAACACACGCGTCGCCGGACTAAGCGGCTCCTCCACTTCCTCCTCTTTTGCCGCCGTCTTTGTTGTTGTCTTGATAGGCCTCAGCCACTGATCACATGCCATCTGGCTTAGTTAATTCGATAGAAAATATAGCTTTTTTCGGGGATTTTATAGGTTTTGGTTGAAGAAGTTCTTCAGCCTTACAGGTTGGGAAAGAGGAGAAGTACAAAAGTTCCCACCAATTTTGGTTTTTttatgttttccataaaaaataaaaaaatactacTATTAATGTTTTATATCTTGCCTATTAAAGGTTCCTTCGTAGAAGAGTCTAATTGTATCAAAAATATTCCGTGAAAATTAGTTGCCCCAAATATGTTTCTGACTAGATCGAATATCTTTTAAGATATGTTCACACAAAACAAATCATCAAGTTTtctattagatttttttttggtgtgtaTCAttcttcaaataaaaaaataaggaGTGACTTTCTAATAATGTACTACTACATACAAATTATTTGACACAATGCTAAATTTGGTGTTTTCTatcataataataaaaaaaattaaagaagttAAAAAGTTGGCTCAATAGATTTTTGTATTAACGATGGACCTGAACCAAGTAATCGAACTAAAATATCCGAATTGAACTGATTTGAATCGTTCAGCCTTAAATATTAGCTAGTCTAGCCCAAAAAATCGATCCAATGTGAACATATCCAAATTGATCCGAACAAATCCGATCCGACCACGTATAAATCGAATTATACCCGATTTTCTAATAGATCCACTCGAAACCATACCCAACCCGAAGTAGGAGAGACTTGACTCTTTAGTATCACCCTTCAAGAATTTACCAATTAAATTAGTTAATTGACATCCGCGAGGTTACTGTTGTTATATGATACTCTTATAATTGATATgtgatataaatatataattgaagTTTATATATTTCCTTAATAATACGAGTAAACATTAATCATGaacatcaattttaaaattacaaCGCCTAATTATTTTCTCAAAAAAAGAGGAACAGAGTTGAAAAAAATGCATACCCATAACAAAGTCGTCATTGCCATGTCGACTAGCTTTCTCCGATTCAAAATCTTAAATAGGATTTCcatttcaaaaaattcaaattcttcaagtttcaatcttctCAATTAGAGCTCAATAATGTGTAGTGATAATGATAATGGTGAATAAAATTGCACGCAACAACTATTTGATTTGCTggttctattaattaattacttcaaTTAAGCTAAAATTTCGAGTCACAATTTTGGCACCTCTATCTTTGCATGACAAATAAATTGCAATGTTGCCGTCTTGCCGGGGTTAGTTATAGTCTTATAGAGGGTTAGATCGATCATTAATTTATAGAACCAAAAAATacacttactccctccgttctcgaatattagtcaCTTCTGGAATCTAGACATTATTtacaattgaagagaatcttTTAATTTTCTTCCAATacgtattttaaaatatattcatgtgtgATCTTGTTTTTTCGTCTCAGTGGGTATAACTTTTATGGGTATGTCTTCTTGACATTCTTTTAAAAAGTTGCCACTAAAATCTATTTTTCAGAAGTTGTAAGTGTGGGTGAACACGAGCAGAGCCGAGCCAAACTCTTACATATATGGCTCGTATTTAAATCATTTTTTACAAGGTTCGACCCTACAACCTCCAATTTCAACATTATATTATTATCCAATTGAACTTTGATATTTTACATGCATGCTATCTTTGTCAAATTAATACTTCGTACTAATATATACAGAAAaattattttgtgaaaaaaattcaaacataatttaattaaagaaaaatgAATCGTTATTCACATAATAATCCGGGCATCGCCACTATTTCCTAAAACCCGACGCCTACCTGAATTTTGGACTCGATATTTCTGCCTGAATGCTCCtagttttttatttaatttcaaaaataaataatgaaataCTACGTAGTATATTCATAAATAAAGTGTCCTAAAAGTTcatagtttgttttaaaggaaaCCAAATTCAAGTATGTGACGAATTTGGAGTAAAATCCAAAACCAAAACCTAATATAGGAAGGATATATTGAACTTCTTCTACCAATAAATATTCATTCTATTACCACTAAACCTTGCAAAGAACATACGATAATTCTTGTCAAACAAAAACAATAcgaaattaaaatccaaaaccaaaaccaaaaccaaaaccaaaaccaaaaccaaaaccaaaacctaATATAGGAAGGATATACGGAGTATTGAACTTCTTCTACCTTATAAATATTCAGTCTtccctatgtcaaaaaaaaagtaaaaataaatattcagtCTATTACAACTAACCTTGCAAAGAACGTAATTCATACGATAATTTTTGTCAaacaaaatcaatacaaagatCAATATGAGTTTGGCTTCAAGGACTCAAAGTTCTTCGAGTATCATGGAGAAAGCTATGAATGAAGGTAACTTGCACTATCTTTTTGGCTTGTAATTAATATAATCGAGTGGACAAAAACATGTGTTTATTTGATATTGTTAGAttcgttttcagtttttttgGTTGTTATTTATCAAGATAAACATGTATGATTAAGATAGGATAATTATTTCTTAATTAGTTCGTCGATCAATCTAAATTATATGacttttgaaatcataaaagaaaattgaaaactgACAATAATACCAAACAACTTCCATGGAACCTACAAATTGTATGCTAATGATATTATTTCCTATTGTGTGTACGTAATTGTCTAAATAAAGTAAATATACTTCTTTTTCGTCGTTAACAGTAGAGTCCAAAGAGGTAGACTAAATATATACGgataaaaaatacggagtagcTAGGTGAATATAATAAAGTATGAATAAAGTAAGGTAGAAAGGACTGAGATCATCCAAAAAATGGGATATACATCCGAAAGTCTGTTTCATAAAAAGGTGAgtttgtgtaagaaaaaaatgaaaaataaactaagagCAAATGAGTGAAAATTTATACTTCGTACTTCTTATGTGGGGGGTAAGAGACGTAAAATAGtactcttttatattaaaaatacAATAAAACATACTCCGTAATATAAAGAAACTTTATAAAACATACTAAAATaaaaagtgtaaagaacatttttaaACGGGTAGTAATAATTTACTCCCTATGTCCCTCTTTGTTTGACCCATTTGTCATCTATATGTCCGTCCTCAAAAAATTACCCCTAGGCTATATATACATGTTCATGGGATCACAACTTTACACTCACATAAAATAAATTTGACCCACCACTTTTGTCTCTTCTCAATTTCACTTACTCATTTCTTAATAAAGCACATTTATCGCATGGGGCAAACGTTAAGGGACAGAGTGAGTATATGTTATATTGTTATGTGTGatcattttaatttttgtaaaatcaaCTTCTTATAATTCGTTAAAAGGCATGATTATCCAAGATGTTAATagttaaataaattattattcttgtcaaaataaataaattattattgaTATTTTTCCAATTTTCCCCTAGATTCTGTACCACAGTGTCTCATCGAATTTGAAAAGTACTTGGATCAATTACAAATgatgaaaaaaaagaaatctCCGAGGGAAATTTTAGCAAATATCAGACGCAATGTGATCGAGAAAAAGGAAAAAGCGCAAAAATTCTTAATCAACAAATTAGAAGAAAATTTAGTGGAAAAGATACGAATGGTTGCCGTTAACAGAAAGGCGGCGGAGGAAGCTGGACGTCTAAAAATGTCGTTTTGGAGAGAAATAAATAAACGAGGAGGTACAAATGTGAAATTGGTCATGAAGAAAGTAATTACTGCAAGTGACGTAAACAATAAACAAGAAAGGCTATTATTGCCATTCGGAAAATTACAAATCGAGTCACGTGATTTCCTACGTGCAGATGAGGAGAAGATGTTGGAAGAGAAAGGAGGGAGTATTAAGGTGATGTTGATTCAGCCAAAATTTGTTGAAGAAATTGGGCATGTTGTTAATGATATTGATTTGAGGAAGTGGAAAGGGGGTTATGTTCTTACAACCAAACAGTGGAATCTTGTCGTGGAAAGGAATGAGATTAAGGAACATCAAGTATTCCATGTTTGGTCTTTTAGGGTTGGTGAAGGTCAAACAAAACTTGGGTTTGCTCTAGTTAGGATTTGATCAATAGTTTTGCCTTGCCACCCGGCACCCAATTACAATAGACGGGAGATAGTGAAGAGGTCTTAGTCTAGTGGTTAAGATTGAGGGTCTGTGTACGGTAAGTTTTAGTTTTGAACCCCTCGCATAGTTTGtaatttatacgaagtattgcCTTATTTAATTTGTAAGTGCGAAAAATGAAACGTATCTATAGAgaatttattgttttatttttttattggtgggttagatttttttttttttcattgttAGAAGTTTGTATTACATTCACTTAATTTTCGTGCTTCATTTGTTTGTATAACTATTCGATTTATTTGATTGATCATTAATTAATTGAACATAAGTATTTGATCACAACGTGTAACTATATGATTAAAAAATACAATTATGTAGTAAGAACTTTAAGACTGTCAATATATAAGTTTTTGTATTCAGTCTATGAGCTTTCTTGTTTTCAATAGTGCACCACTAAATCCACAATATATAAACAGAATCAGAAGTTATACGCCCAAAATACAATTCAGATCAACTACTTTAATaacacataaattaacaattaagcTCTTCATTCTCTGAAGTAACTTCAATGTCAGTCCACCAATCTCAGCTTCAACTCCAAGTCTCCAACCATGTTATCGATATTGCCTTTCCTGATACACAACTTCAGAGTTCAGACAGACTACTTAAGACTTAAGAGTAACATTTGGAATCATCAATCATGTAATTTGATCAGGAAATAAGTTAAACATTTCACAAACACATCATCTGAATCATACAACTCAGATGCAGATTCAGTTTTACCActattatatactccctccgtctcacatttatagtcttgtttgaccaaaaacacggaGAATACATGAGAAAGTGAAATAAAGTACAATTGATGATTGATTTGCATGGAAAAGTAGAATAAAGTACGTGAGAAAGAGGAGTATAGTACATGGGTAAGTGGAATATAttacttatttttgttttgttttgttttgttttctatGCATTTTTagttaatatagtacatggaaaaGTGAAGAAATTTAATGACCAAAAATAGAAATAAgattataattttgggacgtcTGATTAGGAAAACATGACTATAGTTATGGGAAGGGGGGAGTATCTAACAATATTAGTATCAAACTATCTGAACTGTTGCAGAACACAGGAAGCCAAAACTGCTAGCAGAAAGCACATATACAGTGATGTGGATtagttactactccctccgtccctaaaagattgcttCATAGCACATTGTTTACTTTATTAAGATGAtgaagtattttcggatatctgatatgtgcttgcaaatgcatatcatagcaaaagaaaaaatcggaaaaagacaaaaaagaaattgaatggtacttttttaaaacaaaaatggtactttttatttttacaaaatgatacttttttttaacatgaatgatactttttttccttcctattttgtcttttagctatttatcTTTTAATCTGATGTGTGTGTTACatatccgaaaatatttcctCTTATTAAGATAAAAGGCAAAAGAAAAGCAAGTGGTTGATAATTTTGTCTTTTTGCTAATTTAAATAATAGAATATGAGAAGGGACATGTGAAATACCACATACCAAACTCAAAGGGACAGACTAAAAAGGAAATTAGGACAATCTTTTAGGAACGGGTTGAGTGGTACATACCTGTAGAAGGGGAGATCAGGCTCGGAGTATAACTCAACACACGAATACTACCTTGATTTCCAAATCTAACAACCCGAGTATACTTCTTAGGCGAAGAGTTAGGATCAACTAATCCTAACTCCTGATCACCTAATTGAATGAAAAACTTACCAGATTTGGTAAATCCAGTTACAGAACAACAAGAACTTAGATTCATATCCCTATAAAGTCCAATATATTCAATCTGTCCATTCTGTTTTGAAACCGATATACTCACATCACCACGGTTGGTGACCCGGCCCATACCCAAGAACCCGCCCATACAACCAAGGAACCGAAAACAGCTTAAATAAGAGTCACTAGGGACCAAACCGCTAACTTCATTGAACCTTTCTTGGACCAAATCAAACCCCAAAACGCCTTGTTTCTCAATACGCCCTTTTTCATACATGATCCAATATAGAGTCTCATTAACCAAAACTCCACTCAATGTAGGCTTCCTATGTAGGGAATACCCATGAATAATCCTCTCATCATAAACTTGTTTCCATTTATGAGTTTTTAATGAGTAAACATGAACTAAGATTATCCCTCTTTTTTCCTCGGATTCACTGATTCTAACAATTTTAAAATCATTGTTCAAAGATACATACCCGAACCCAAAACTGAAATCTCGAAAACCCTCCAATAAAGGGTACATAAACTTAGTCTTTTGGTGTGTAATTGGGTTCAAAACAATCAAGTAACCCGACAAAGAATAGAAGCATACTAACCCATTACATGAACCAATAAGACTAATCTCATCATCAAAATCAATATCTAATCTAAACAAACCCTTCTCATAATCAACATTATTAGTACATGATTCTCTTTCTCCTTTATCTTCATCAAAGGAATATAGAAAATAACCATTCTTGGATTGGATAAGAACAGAGTTTATACACGAAAAAGGGAGATGATTTGGAGATGATGATTTGAAATGAGCATTACCAAAACACGAAGATGAGATAGAAGAATACCATTGTTTGGAAACTGACTTGTATTGGAGTATGGATTTGATGGGTAGCCTTGTAACAATATCATGTAGTATAAGATCATGAGGGAGGTCCATTattttttgaagaaataatgcattaacttttattttatCACTATAGTTTTCTGATTTATGATGCATTCCTATTGGCTCCCCCATTATTTCCATTGGCAGCTACATACGAAGTACTACGGATTCACTCCCTCTCTCCGTTATCTTGCTCAACTTGTCCTGTCCCACTAGATACATTAAATATTTTATCTTAGTTCGAATTTAGAGAATATCTTTTAAGAtctcaataaaataaaataaaataaaataaaatattccaTGAGAAATTGTCATACAATGAACAAAGTACATTATCCGAAATACATAATGATATTGTGATTTATTTTCTAACATAGAGGAACTTAATTAGCACGAGCAAATAAGGTTGTAGTAGGCCTGACAGCTAATCCCTACTAAGGCTCCgttttattgaacttattttaactGAACGtatattatctaaacttatctgaacttaactgaacttatctgatcttatctgaacttattttatctgaaaaagtcttattttgtctgaaataaactcaTTTGTGTgtaaaaatgtctgaaaaaaacttatttttgctgaacttatattatctgaacttaactgaacttatctgaacttaactgaacttaactgaacttatctgaactattttgtctgaaataagtcaaaataagtcgaacataacAGGGCCTAAATAGAGGTCATGGGTAGGATCGcgatttgaaaagaaaaaaaatcatgttTTAATTTGGGTATAAGAATGAATTTTAGGCTCGTGAGGAGACCCGATAAAACTGACATGTATCCGATTACATGACTCAAGGTCTCAAGCCTGAACTCTAATCGAAATCACATAATACGAATAACTAACTGGACAAATATATATCTGAAATGACCCTGACCCAAACCTAACTCTTCACCTGAATTTGATCCCACCCGAACTCGATCTAAACGACCCGTTTCCCACTTCTATGTGAGTAGCCGAAACCTCGAAATTCTAATGCCAAAAACCTGTTAAAACAGGGTTGGAAATCCAAAGCCTATATTTACTTTACTAAAATTTCTGTTTGAACTTAAACTTTTCATATGTGTTGTGTCAATTGTTGATTCAGTTTTGTTGTTTTCCAAAAGTATTATCGTGTATACTTTTGTTGAttcttttgaattaatttcaaaaataaatacataaaaTGTCCTACAGTTCGTGGtttgttttaaaaaagaaaacaattcCGAGTATGTGACTAATTTGGATTAAAATCCAAAACCAAAATGTATGAATATTAACTCAACAACAGAtgaaaaaagaacattataaagtcaaagaaagactgtcaggaaaaaagaacattaatgtCCATTGTATCCACCTTCAACAAATTTTCAGGCCCGATCCTGATTTTTTGGGGCCCCTAGGCGAAATAAGGGATTAGGACCCTTTCAAAATGATATGTCTAATAGATAATTGAAATATATCGTTTCACTATTGGGAAATAGACGCATCAAAATTTTCGTCCAATCCACTACATATTCAatttcaaatcaataaaaaattattttatcttCTTCTAGAATTTCATCGGTCGGTTGCTAATAAGCACTTGCAAACTATTAGTAAAATAGATAATCATTTAATTATAGTATTGGGTAttcaatataaataataaggtttgttatttgttaaaaaaaataaaaattagtatCAGTATATTTATATTAGTAGTTATTTATTC
This genomic stretch from Spinacia oleracea cultivar Varoflay chromosome 3, BTI_SOV_V1, whole genome shotgun sequence harbors:
- the LOC110783054 gene encoding putative F-box protein At1g33530 — protein: MEIMGEPIGMHHKSENYSDKIKVNALFLQKIMDLPHDLILHDIVTRLPIKSILQYKSVSKQWYSSISSSCFGNAHFKSSSPNHLPFSCINSVLIQSKNGYFLYSFDEDKGERESCTNNVDYEKGLFRLDIDFDDEISLIGSCNGLVCFYSLSGYLIVLNPITHQKTKFMYPLLEGFRDFSFGFGYVSLNNDFKIVRISESEEKRGIILVHVYSLKTHKWKQVYDERIIHGYSLHRKPTLSGVLVNETLYWIMYEKGRIEKQGVLGFDLVQERFNEVSGLVPSDSYLSCFRFLGCMGGFLGMGRVTNRGDVSISVSKQNGQIEYIGLYRDMNLSSCCSVTGFTKSGKFFIQLGDQELGLVDPNSSPKKYTRVVRFGNQGSIRVLSYTPSLISPSTGKAISITWLETWS
- the LOC110783053 gene encoding B3 domain-containing protein At2g31420-like — its product is MSLASRTQSSSSIMEKAMNEDSVPQCLIEFEKYLDQLQMMKKKKSPREILANIRRNVIEKKEKAQKFLINKLEENLVEKIRMVAVNRKAAEEAGRLKMSFWREINKRGGTNVKLVMKKVITASDVNNKQERLLLPFGKLQIESRDFLRADEEKMLEEKGGSIKVMLIQPKFVEEIGHVVNDIDLRKWKGGYVLTTKQWNLVVERNEIKEHQVFHVWSFRVGEGQTKLGFALVRI